DNA from Brachyspira aalborgi:
TTATTTTCAAAAGAAGCGATTTGGGATAAATATTTTAATCCTTCTATGGGAGGCGAAGATTTTTCTTATTATCTTAAAAAAGTCGCGGGATGTTTCGCTTTATTTTCTACGATTACGGAAAAGAATATTCCGAATCATAATAATAAATTTGAAGTCAATGAAAGCAAATTAAATATGCCCTCTGAACTTATGGCAAATTGGGCGGTTGATTTTAAAATTTAACTTTATTAATTAAATTAAATTTTTAAAATTAATTTTCTTTAATCTGGATTGCCACTCCTTCGCTTCGTTCGGCTCGCAATGTCGGGGAAATGGATTTTTTAGTTTCTGCTTATTTTAGCCGAATTTTTTAGATTTTTTTAAAATAAATGCTTGACAAATTTTTTTAAAATGTTATAATTTGCATACAATTTAATAAATAGCCGAAGGAAAGAATTTCGGTTTAAGGATGTTTAACTTGAATAATCTAGAACAGAACAGAACAGAACAGAACAGAACGCTATTATTATCTTCTAAACAATAATTTAAATTTCTATATATTACAAATTTCAAAAGCGTTTAAATTTTTAAGCGCTTCAATTTTATTGCAAAAATTTTTATCAAATAAAAAACTAATATTTGAATTATCTCAATTCAATCAAAATTTTAATTTCGCAAGAAACATTTATTTAAATGTTTTTAATAAAAATTAAGGAGTGTAGTATGAAACTACTAAAAAAAATTACAATCTTATTATGCTTTTTGTCTTTGATAGCTTTCGTAAGCTGTAGCGCCGAAGATAAAAGCGGAGTAAAAGAAAAGGACAATGCCGATGGAACTGAAATTACAGGCGGCGGAAAAAGTGGAAATTCTGGAACGGGTGGAAGCGCTGGAACAGGTGAAGGCTCTGGAACGGGCGGCGGAACTGAAACTACCGAAACTGGAAATTTTCCTCCACCTGCGGGAACATATAGAGACGATAATGTTTGGAATACATGGCATGATACTAGTGACGATACTAAAGTTTCTAAACTCGATGAAAATACTACTAGGATAACAGGAAGGTCTAAAATAACAAGTGGCAATGGCGGTGGGCAAGCATTTGGTTTTGATATTTCAAAATGGAAGAAAACAATCAAAGATGGAAAAGAATCTAAATATGAGGCAGTCGATATAGTAGTCGAAACAGGTTATAATTTTACAGATATTAGTATAGTTTATTATTACGATTCTTCAACTTTAGAAATAACTTTTAAAAGTAAAAGTAGTAGTGTAGACGACTGCTTATTTAAAGGAACTAAAATATCCGAATAATATTTATTTTAGTTTAAAATTGCCATTAATAATATAAATATAATTTTAAACTTTCAAGTTAAACGGGCGAGGTTAAAACTTCGTCCGTTGTTTTTTATTTGTATTAAAATTAAAAAAGAAGTGGGATTTATAATTTTTCAATTTCTTTTATGGTTAAGCCTGTTATTCGTTTAATAGTTTCTATATCGATGTTTTCTTTTTTCATTGCAGTTGCCATTGAGATTTGTTCGGCATGCCTGCCCGCTTCAAAACCTTCTTCTCTTTCTCTTGATAACATCATTTTTTGCCCTAATAAAAATGCATCTCGGGCGTCATAAGCTCTCATAAGTTTATCGTCAGAAGTAAATCTTTTATATTCTTCAATTACTTTTGTCATAATCGGGTTTGCCTCCATTAATTCTTTTTCTATAGCTTTTAAATTTTTGCTTGTGAAAAATTTCATCCAAGTTAATAATCTATTTTTCTTTAATTCGTCTAAAGTTGATTTTTCAATTATTTCAATAAATCGTTTTGCCTCTATAATATGCATTTGAATAAAATCTAAATCTATATTATGATTTTTCGTATCAATTAATTTAAAGCAACGGTGAGGTTTTCCCTCGTCTCCAAAATCTAAATTAAAGTTAAGTAAATTTATACTAATAATTCTCGGGAGCTTTTTATAATCTTCGCCTTCCTTTAATTCGTTTACAATATTTTTTGAAATATAATAAAAAACTCTTTTGACAAAATCCATATTTCCGCAAAGTTGAATTTCAATAATTACAGTTTGATTATCTTTTGTTTTCGCTTTTATATCGATTATTGACTCTTTTAAATCAATATTTTCGGACAAATTATAAGGGTCGATTATTTCCAAATCTTTAACTTCTTCAAAATTGAAATCGCTTAAAGCGGCGTTAACCATATCTTCAAGCATATTTTCATTTCCGTTTTTGCCGAGTAAATATCGGACAAATAAATCATTTAACTTGTCAATTTCTCTATTTCTTTTCATAAGAATATTATAACAAAATATTTTTTATTTGTCAAAATTTAAATTATAATTAATTTAAATTAAATTTATAAAATTATATATGCTAATAAAATAGAGATAAAAAAACAACCTCTATGTTCAAAAAGAGCATAGGAGTTTTATTTTTTAATATATTATTGTAAACGAAGTAAATCAATCCGCTTTTAATAAAATTTATTTATTAACTAAACAAAATCTTTCAAATTAATTCTATTAAATTAAATATGGTAAAATAAAATATACTTGATATAATATTTTTTTATTGTATCATATAAACATTAAAATTTATTAGAATTTTTATGATTTTAAATTTATGGAGAAATTATGACATTTACAGATTTAATAATGAATTTAAATAAAGTTATTAAATTCGGTATTAAAAGAATAAAATTCCCATTGTTTAGTTAAATAAAATTTAAAAAAGAAATATAACCACTAATCATTGGACTTTAAATTTAATGTGTTAATGTTTTCACTGAAAGCGGGCTTTAGCCTTATTTCTTTTTTTACAAATATTAAAAAATAATTTTCAACAAATTTACTAACAAGTATGTTTTAATAAAGGTTGAATAAAAA
Protein-coding regions in this window:
- a CDS encoding Rpn family recombination-promoting nuclease/putative transposase; the encoded protein is MKRNREIDKLNDLFVRYLLGKNGNENMLEDMVNAALSDFNFEEVKDLEIIDPYNLSENIDLKESIIDIKAKTKDNQTVIIEIQLCGNMDFVKRVFYYISKNIVNELKEGEDYKKLPRIISINLLNFNLDFGDEGKPHRCFKLIDTKNHNIDLDFIQMHIIEAKRFIEIIEKSTLDELKKNRLLTWMKFFTSKNLKAIEKELMEANPIMTKVIEEYKRFTSDDKLMRAYDARDAFLLGQKMMLSREREEGFEAGRHAEQISMATAMKKENIDIETIKRITGLTIKEIEKL